One window of the Rosa rugosa chromosome 3, drRosRugo1.1, whole genome shotgun sequence genome contains the following:
- the LOC133735158 gene encoding uncharacterized protein LOC133735158 — protein sequence MMYENVWVDAVSAYDSFSFNVPNPEKIDRDAWSTQLVPEFAKLGLVCTWWNEHEMGCTIDPKIDIPRPDVFLRAQDALYAFISGFSAKLALKVLSGDEWLITRDFEDEISQDPVRERFETFISKYEKFMKDVGQRFPCELKPNVPNEHSIAFVANALIFEIMAVLVWQVVGNLDVEQELYSLLEFYERPSGFEHNPCTDSWPGYDDMMEPSKSLNDQIGELQI from the exons ATGATGTACGAGAACGTGTGGGTGGACGCGGTGTCAGCGTACGACTCATTTTCTTTTAATGTGCCCAATCCAGAAAAGATCG ACAGGGATGCTTGGAGTACACAGCTGGTTCCAGAATTTGCTAAGCTTGGCTTAGTATGCACATGGTGGAATGAG CATGAAATGGGATGCACAATCGATCCAAAAATAGACATTCCACGCCCGGATGTCTTTCTGAGGGCTCAGGATGCTCTCTATGCTTTCATATCTGGTTTCTCGGCAAAGTTG GCATTGAAAGTACTGTCGGGCGATGAGTGGTTAATCACTAGAGACTTTGAAGACGAGATTAGTCAG GATCCAGTGCGTGAACGGTTCGAGACTTTTATTTCCAAATATGAAAAATTC ATGAAGGATGTTGGTCAGCGGTTCCCCTGTGAACTTAAACCTAATGTACCTAAT GAACATTCTATCGCTTTTGTGGCAAATGCattaatatttgaaattatggCGGTTCTCGTGTGGCAAGTAGTTGGTAATTTGGATGTTGAACAAGAGCTCTATAGTTTGTTGGAGTTTTATGAGAGGCCTTCCGGATTTGAACATAATCCATGCACTGATTCGTGGCCTGGATATGATGATATGATGGAACCTAGCAAATCACTGAATGATCAAATAGGCGAACTACAGATATGA
- the LOC133737470 gene encoding CSC1-like protein HYP1 translates to MILSALLTLVGINLGLCLLFFTLYSILRKQPSNAKVYAPRSVAAKGAPAETNGFDFDRLLPTAGWVKRAWQPSEDQLLSVTSFDAVVFMRIFIFSLKVFGFGGIIGVFVLLPINFLETQLEVDFSDLPNKSLDSFSISNVDDGSNWYVCGSYGRVVENCGKY, encoded by the exons ATGATCCTCTCTGCGCTATTAACCTTAGTGGGAATTAATCTGGGTCTATGTTTGCTATTCTTCACTCTCTACTCTATTCTGAGGAAGCAACCCAGTAACGCCAAGGTTTATGCACCGCGTTCTGTTGCTGCAAAAGGAGCACCAGCTGAAACAAATGGCTTCGATTTCGATAGATTGTTGCCCACTGCGGGTTGGGTGAAACGGGCATGGCAGCCCTCTGAAGATCAGCTCCTGTCTGTCACCAGTTTTGATGCCGTGGTGTTTATGCGCATTTTCATCTTCAG TTTGAAGGTGTTTGGGTTTGGTGGGATTATTGGGGTTTTTGTTCTTCTGCCAATAAATTTTCTGGAGACCCAGCTGGAGGTGGATTTTTCGGATTTGCCCAACAAGTCTTTGGACTCGTTTAGTATTTCGAATGTGGATGATGGCTCAAACTGGTATGTATGTGGTTCTTATGGGAGGGTGGTTGAAAATTGTGGGAAATACTGA